The Chlamydia poikilotherma DNA segment AGTTCCTGGAGAATCTATAGGTAGGGTAATAGTATCCGTTAGTGAAGGATCAGAGAATATTTCATCGTGAAGTTGTGCTAAGGCTTCGTCTTCTAAGAAATAAATGTATACTTGATCCGTCTGAATTTGCCAATGTTGTAGACAACAAAGGACTAACTTTCGCGCTGATTGTATCCGAATGGGAACATCACTTTGCTTGTTGGAAATACAAACTTCTATAGGAACTTCTTTCAAGATAAATCAGCGTAGATTTTTTATTTCATTACAGGAGTTTTAGGAAGGCCCGTAGCTTTTTTTGCTGTGGCATCATTCCAACGGCCTAGTTTACGCAAAACGTCTATTCGTTCAAAACGCTTAAGTACGTTTCTTTTAGTTTCCCCTTTAATGGATTTACCGTAACTACGATGTCGTGACATAACTGGTACTCTAGTAACTAACTAATTTGTGGAATAAAAATACTTTCACTGCTTACAACACTTTTACGTGCCTTGTAAGCGATTCTTGGAGCGGGTTTTGGATGAGTAATTGCATAAATAGGTTTACGCTTTTTTGGACTCACTGCTCTTCGACGAGCTTGTTTACTCATGCGTGTCATAAGATAACTCGATATTTAATTTTTTAATTCTCCAAAGTGATCGAGAGAAAGATCGGAGACTTATAATTAAGGAAAAGGATAATCAAAGGAACGTTTTTTTTCAATAGGATGACCCATTTATCACTCAGGATTTTGGCCTAAAGCCTCAGCAATTGGAGAACATGAGGTATT contains these protein-coding regions:
- a CDS encoding small basic protein; this encodes MSRHRSYGKSIKGETKRNVLKRFERIDVLRKLGRWNDATAKKATGLPKTPVMK